From the genome of Geobacter sp. SVR, one region includes:
- the ruvC gene encoding crossover junction endodeoxyribonuclease RuvC has protein sequence MRVLGIDPGSRITGYGIVEKQGNSLVHVDNGAIFTDCAADFPGRLKRVFDGLCAVIEEYRPDQVAVENVFFATNAQSALKLGQARGAAIVAAVHAGLPVAEYTALQVKQAVVGHGRAQKNQVQKMLKALLGLPEVAQADASDALAVAVCHINSHGLVQAIAPAAGRRATSWRNYKP, from the coding sequence ATGAGGGTGCTGGGCATCGACCCCGGATCCCGCATCACCGGTTACGGCATCGTGGAAAAGCAGGGCAATAGCCTGGTGCACGTCGATAACGGTGCGATTTTCACCGATTGTGCCGCCGATTTTCCTGGACGGCTGAAGAGAGTCTTCGACGGCCTGTGCGCTGTGATCGAAGAGTATCGGCCGGATCAGGTGGCAGTGGAGAACGTCTTCTTTGCCACCAATGCCCAGAGCGCTCTCAAGCTCGGCCAGGCCCGGGGAGCCGCCATCGTTGCGGCAGTCCATGCCGGCCTGCCGGTGGCGGAATACACGGCCTTGCAGGTGAAACAGGCTGTGGTGGGGCACGGCAGGGCTCAGAAGAATCAGGTGCAGAAGATGCTCAAGGCGCTCCTGGGGCTGCCCGAAGTGGCACAGGCAGATGCCTCCGATGCGCTCGCCGTAGCAGTCTGCCATATCAATTCTCACGGCCTGGTGCAGGCCATAGCGCCCGCAGCAGGCAGGCGGGCCACTTCCTGGAGGAACTACAAGCCATGA
- the ruvA gene encoding Holliday junction branch migration protein RuvA translates to MIGMLRGTIAHKSPDHIILDVGGVGYRVLIPFSTYYELPEEGGTAILQIHTAVREDAIQLYGFRTRLEKSFFQLLISVSGVGPKLARDILSNIQPAPLSQALVQGDIHKLSSIPGIGKKTAERLVLELKEKVGKLDIGAIPAAWPQDLPPADVMDDVASALLNLGYKEPQVKKALGGMDASGGGTVEELLKQALKVLMK, encoded by the coding sequence ATGATCGGTATGCTGAGGGGGACCATCGCCCATAAGTCGCCTGACCACATCATCCTCGACGTTGGGGGGGTCGGATATCGGGTGCTGATTCCGTTTTCCACCTATTACGAACTGCCGGAAGAAGGGGGAACGGCAATCCTGCAGATCCATACCGCGGTGCGGGAGGACGCCATCCAGCTGTACGGTTTCCGCACCCGGCTGGAGAAGTCGTTCTTCCAGCTGCTGATTTCGGTCTCCGGGGTTGGCCCCAAGCTGGCGCGGGATATCCTCTCCAACATTCAGCCGGCGCCACTTTCCCAGGCTCTCGTCCAGGGAGACATTCACAAGCTTTCGTCCATTCCCGGCATCGGCAAGAAGACTGCCGAGCGTCTTGTTCTGGAGCTGAAGGAGAAGGTAGGCAAGCTCGATATCGGGGCCATACCGGCTGCCTGGCCTCAGGATCTGCCGCCTGCCGACGTAATGGACGACGTGGCCTCTGCGCTTCTGAACCTGGGATACAAGGAGCCGCAGGTGAAAAAGGCTCTGGGGGGAATGGATGCTTCCGGCGGGGGAACCGTGGAGGAATTGCTCAAGCAGGCTCTCAAGGTACTGATGAAATAG
- a CDS encoding cupin domain-containing protein — translation MADMKFTAFPGLPTCIIGSVQNGDPAKGPSIILAKAAAGCTVPWHWHTPNEHIMMVSGVANLEMKGGQPLALQAGGFAMMSSRHIHQFRCGAGPCVFYLYTDAVFDIHYVDTQEKEITPDLALRTVGETVVKEMNKVP, via the coding sequence ATGGCTGATATGAAATTCACGGCTTTTCCGGGTTTGCCGACCTGCATAATAGGATCGGTCCAGAATGGAGATCCCGCCAAAGGGCCCTCCATCATTCTTGCCAAGGCAGCGGCCGGATGCACGGTTCCATGGCACTGGCACACGCCGAACGAACATATCATGATGGTGTCCGGTGTGGCCAATCTGGAGATGAAGGGTGGACAACCGCTGGCACTTCAGGCGGGAGGCTTTGCGATGATGTCTTCCCGGCATATCCATCAATTCCGCTGCGGAGCGGGGCCATGCGTATTCTACCTTTATACCGATGCTGTCTTTGACATCCATTATGTGGATACGCAGGAGAAGGAAATCACGCCGGACCTGGCGCTGCGGACAGTTGGGGAGACGGTGGTGAAGGAGATGAACAAGGTGCCGTGA
- a CDS encoding RNA methyltransferase: MNGINEHVTIVLVEPQSPGNIGMVCRAMKNMGLTRLRLVKGCDRFHPESLKFAVSARDLLERAEVYDDLASALADCALTVGTTRRHGKYRQEILSPVEVATLFNENIIPGSPAAIVFGREDSGLTTDELSLCRWHATIPSAAEYGSLNLSQAVLVFCYELGKVAASPGGGRLEQVATSQQMESLFGQLDACLQKIGFLNEQNPAHIMRSMRRILFRATLDNREVAILRGMLTQIDWATANFDGRKSS, translated from the coding sequence GGTCTGCCGGGCAATGAAAAACATGGGCCTGACTCGCCTGCGGCTTGTCAAAGGATGCGACCGGTTTCATCCCGAATCGCTGAAATTCGCGGTTTCTGCCAGAGATCTGCTGGAGCGGGCCGAAGTGTACGATGACCTGGCCTCCGCCCTGGCCGACTGCGCCCTGACTGTCGGCACCACCAGACGGCACGGCAAGTATCGTCAGGAAATCCTCTCACCCGTGGAGGTTGCCACCCTGTTCAACGAGAATATCATCCCCGGCTCTCCCGCCGCCATCGTTTTCGGCCGGGAGGACAGCGGGCTGACCACCGATGAACTCTCTCTCTGCCGCTGGCATGCAACCATTCCCTCAGCCGCCGAATACGGCTCCCTCAACCTGTCCCAAGCCGTGCTCGTCTTCTGTTACGAGTTGGGCAAGGTAGCTGCATCTCCCGGCGGAGGCAGACTGGAGCAGGTGGCCACCTCGCAGCAGATGGAATCGTTGTTCGGCCAGTTGGACGCCTGCCTGCAGAAGATCGGTTTCCTCAATGAACAGAATCCTGCTCATATCATGCGGTCCATGCGCAGAATCCTTTTCCGGGCTACCTTGGACAACCGCGAAGTCGCCATTCTGCGGGGCATGTTGACGCAAATCGACTGGGCCACTGCCAATTTCGACGGCAGGAAAAGCTCATGA
- a CDS encoding SemiSWEET family sugar transporter yields MNPTQIGLLAGTLTSVAAIPQVIKTLRTRHARDISIWQPLLLACGVGLWMLYGILIHDLPLILANIIPLVCNILLTGLKLHYRKTESETGYISLYQKEESP; encoded by the coding sequence ATGAACCCGACCCAGATCGGCCTGCTGGCCGGCACCCTGACCAGTGTCGCCGCCATTCCGCAGGTAATCAAGACCCTACGGACCCGCCATGCCAGAGATATCTCCATCTGGCAGCCATTGCTGCTGGCATGCGGCGTCGGTCTCTGGATGCTGTACGGCATACTGATTCACGACCTGCCGCTGATCCTGGCCAACATTATTCCGCTGGTCTGCAACATCCTGCTGACCGGATTGAAGCTGCACTACCGCAAAACGGAATCCGAAACCGGATACATCAGCCTTTACCAAAAGGAGGAATCGCCATGA
- a CDS encoding LemA family protein translates to MNLFLKNLHLLLLLALLPGCGYNTMQSNEESVIAAWGNVESAYQRRADLIPNLVEVVKGYAKHEAETLKAVTEARAKVGSMQVSKDILNNPATLDRFQQAQGELSGALSRLMVVVEKYPDLKANQNFMDLQKQLEGTENRINVARERYNKAVQVFNTSIRTFPNSVTNSLILHLQRKEPFKADPGARVAPTVKF, encoded by the coding sequence ATGAACCTTTTTCTGAAGAACCTGCACCTGCTTTTGCTGCTGGCACTGTTGCCTGGCTGCGGCTACAACACGATGCAATCCAATGAAGAGTCGGTGATTGCCGCCTGGGGCAATGTCGAATCTGCATACCAACGCCGTGCCGACCTGATCCCGAACCTGGTTGAGGTGGTCAAGGGATATGCCAAGCATGAGGCCGAAACTCTCAAGGCAGTGACCGAGGCGCGGGCCAAGGTGGGTTCGATGCAGGTTTCGAAGGATATCCTCAACAACCCCGCCACCCTCGACAGGTTCCAGCAGGCACAGGGAGAATTGTCCGGCGCCCTCTCCCGGCTGATGGTGGTGGTGGAAAAATATCCCGACCTGAAAGCCAACCAGAACTTCATGGACCTGCAAAAGCAGCTTGAAGGCACCGAAAACCGGATTAATGTGGCCCGGGAACGTTACAACAAGGCGGTCCAGGTCTTCAACACCAGTATCCGCACCTTCCCCAACTCCGTTACCAATTCGCTGATCCTGCACCTGCAGCGCAAAGAACCGTTCAAGGCAGATCCCGGGGCGCGGGTGGCACCGACGGTAAAGTTCTGA
- a CDS encoding YebC/PmpR family DNA-binding transcriptional regulator, giving the protein MSGHNKWSTIKHKKGAADAKRGKIFTKLIKEISVAAKLGGGDPNGNPRLRTAVDKAKAENMPKDNIERAIKKGTGGMEGVTYEEIIYEGYGPGGTAVLVEVMTDNRNRSVSDIRSIFTKNNGNMGEAGCVAWMFSKKGLITFEKSIDFEQLFEAAIEAGADDVAEEDEQFEVTTDPSAFIEVREALEAKGFKFANAEVTMIPQTMVALEGKHAESMLKLMDKLEDNDDVQNVYANFDISAEEMEKMM; this is encoded by the coding sequence ATGTCAGGCCATAATAAATGGAGCACGATCAAGCATAAGAAGGGTGCTGCTGATGCCAAGCGTGGCAAGATTTTCACCAAGCTGATCAAAGAGATCTCGGTTGCTGCCAAGCTGGGGGGAGGAGACCCGAACGGCAATCCGCGCCTGCGCACGGCGGTCGACAAGGCCAAGGCCGAGAACATGCCCAAGGACAACATCGAGCGGGCCATCAAGAAGGGTACCGGCGGAATGGAAGGGGTCACCTACGAGGAGATCATCTATGAGGGCTACGGCCCGGGGGGCACTGCCGTCCTGGTGGAGGTGATGACCGACAACCGCAACCGTTCGGTTTCTGACATCCGCAGCATTTTCACCAAGAACAACGGCAACATGGGTGAGGCGGGCTGCGTGGCCTGGATGTTCAGCAAGAAGGGGTTGATCACCTTCGAGAAGAGCATTGATTTTGAACAGCTGTTTGAAGCGGCCATCGAAGCGGGTGCCGATGATGTGGCCGAAGAAGACGAACAGTTCGAGGTTACCACCGATCCCTCCGCCTTCATCGAGGTGCGGGAGGCGCTGGAGGCCAAGGGTTTCAAGTTCGCCAATGCCGAGGTGACCATGATTCCCCAGACCATGGTCGCGCTGGAGGGCAAGCATGCAGAGAGCATGCTCAAGCTGATGGACAAGCTGGAGGACAACGACGATGTCCAGAATGTCTATGCCAACTTCGACATATCGGCCGAAGAGATGGAAAAGATGATGTAG
- a CDS encoding ATP-binding protein, producing the protein MSRAFTFRHTGLTAKLLAMNVLILVVFALIGVVLLFSFNHIEELLTKTVVSDVSRNLQNAGLLRELSGVFSDTSLLAGSFVKKEEYLKTKGEQLVATTDRLAAQSTDQRLAETLTEFSRMLRAILDQCARINKTVRQTEDYNRMLRLSLEKLEKTISDRKMELILKGFDPTIMEQLSNLVNGYNETVLETNLLFAKAASEQIGSDKAERERLIIARLDELVPRMQTLTASESAIAGYGPLLTAEVKHYRNALAAFFQETAKLQQHLRELEEVKTRIMDSMKQIDAQLSYSTSTMRDAIRTVMHSSRRLILMLSIAAVLLSAAFTVFFILANIRKPMMLISAGIEAISGGNLETRIRLGRSDEWSMIEEALNRMASDLKTSYQELHAKNRDLENTQTKLNEKVAELVTEVEARTLAERELARQHEHLEEMVRERTADLEAAQEELIRREKLSVLGQLTATVSHELRNPLGVIRSSAFYLARRLHGTDEKVDKHIHRIEQQVTLSDSIVGDLLEYTRGSLSDTSEGDINVWLRELLEQLTPPEEICTLHESRLPLPPVRFDRDKMRRVVANLVENALHAVTARKEKEKEEAYRPRVDIATSRTGDGVQIVVEDNGTGMDGETAAHAFEPLFTTRARGTGLGLAIVRKIVEEHDGTVSLSSQPGSGTRATVWLPGSCRRMARLT; encoded by the coding sequence ATGAGCCGCGCATTCACATTCCGTCATACCGGCCTTACAGCAAAGCTTCTGGCAATGAACGTGCTGATCCTCGTGGTGTTTGCCCTGATCGGCGTGGTGCTGCTGTTTTCGTTCAACCACATCGAGGAGCTGCTGACGAAAACCGTTGTCAGCGACGTCAGCCGCAATCTCCAAAATGCAGGACTGCTGCGCGAACTCTCCGGCGTATTCAGCGATACCAGCTTGCTGGCCGGCTCTTTTGTCAAAAAGGAAGAGTACCTGAAGACCAAGGGAGAACAGCTGGTCGCAACAACGGACAGGTTGGCGGCACAAAGCACCGATCAGCGGCTGGCAGAAACGCTGACGGAGTTCAGCCGCATGTTGCGCGCGATTCTCGACCAGTGTGCCCGGATCAACAAGACCGTCCGCCAAACGGAAGATTATAACAGAATGCTGCGCCTGTCCCTGGAAAAGCTGGAGAAGACCATATCGGACAGGAAGATGGAACTGATCCTGAAGGGGTTCGATCCCACCATCATGGAGCAGTTGAGCAACCTCGTCAACGGCTACAACGAGACGGTGCTGGAGACGAATCTGCTCTTTGCGAAAGCCGCTTCCGAACAGATCGGCAGCGACAAGGCAGAACGCGAACGGCTGATAATCGCGCGTCTGGACGAACTGGTCCCGAGAATGCAGACCCTGACCGCCTCGGAATCGGCCATCGCCGGTTACGGTCCGCTCTTGACCGCTGAAGTGAAGCATTACCGCAATGCGCTGGCCGCTTTTTTCCAGGAAACCGCCAAACTGCAGCAGCATCTGCGTGAACTGGAAGAGGTGAAGACGCGCATCATGGACAGCATGAAGCAGATCGACGCCCAGCTCAGCTACTCCACGAGCACCATGCGCGATGCAATCCGTACGGTCATGCATTCCTCCCGCCGACTGATCCTGATGTTGTCGATTGCGGCCGTGCTCCTGTCGGCTGCATTTACCGTCTTCTTCATTCTCGCCAATATCCGCAAGCCGATGATGCTGATCAGCGCTGGCATTGAAGCCATCAGCGGGGGCAACCTGGAAACCCGCATCCGGCTCGGCAGAAGCGACGAGTGGTCCATGATCGAAGAGGCCCTCAACCGGATGGCCTCTGACCTCAAGACTTCCTATCAGGAACTTCACGCGAAAAACAGGGATCTTGAGAACACCCAGACGAAACTTAACGAAAAAGTCGCGGAACTGGTCACCGAGGTAGAGGCACGCACCCTGGCCGAGCGGGAACTGGCCAGACAGCACGAACACCTCGAAGAAATGGTGCGCGAACGTACCGCAGACCTCGAAGCGGCGCAAGAAGAACTCATCAGGAGGGAAAAGCTGTCGGTCCTGGGCCAGCTGACCGCAACCGTGAGCCATGAGCTTCGCAATCCGCTCGGAGTCATACGTTCTTCCGCCTTTTATCTTGCGCGGCGGCTCCACGGCACGGACGAGAAGGTCGACAAGCATATCCACCGCATCGAGCAGCAGGTAACCCTGAGCGATTCGATCGTGGGAGACCTGCTGGAGTATACCAGGGGCAGCCTGTCCGACACGAGCGAGGGGGACATCAATGTCTGGCTGCGGGAGCTGCTGGAGCAACTGACGCCTCCCGAGGAGATCTGCACCCTGCATGAATCCCGCCTTCCGCTTCCCCCGGTGCGTTTCGACCGGGACAAAATGCGCCGCGTGGTGGCCAACCTGGTGGAGAATGCGTTGCACGCGGTGACTGCGCGGAAGGAGAAGGAAAAGGAGGAGGCCTATCGTCCCCGGGTGGATATCGCAACGTCGCGTACGGGAGATGGCGTGCAGATCGTCGTGGAGGATAACGGCACCGGCATGGATGGAGAAACGGCAGCCCACGCCTTTGAACCGCTTTTTACGACGAGGGCCCGCGGCACCGGCCTCGGCCTTGCCATTGTCCGCAAGATCGTGGAGGAACATGACGGCACGGTCTCTCTCTCCAGCCAGCCCGGCAGCGGTACGCGTGCCACGGTATGGCTTCCCGGGAGCTGCAGGCGAATGGCACGGTTAACCTGA
- a CDS encoding ABC transporter substrate-binding protein, whose protein sequence is MRGNIIRNTLLSLMVLVQLLAAGIGEAADCRVMVVMSYEETFPWVREQKEGIDSVLGGTCDIRYFYMNTKTNFAGGPDKARQAYALYQEFKPHGIIAADDDAQSMFVVPYLKDKVSTPVMFCGVNAEPEQYGYPASNVSGILERLHLSESIALARQLAPSIKSIGFIMRESPVAALVFQQVRKEADSYPVKVVDFKTPSTLKEAVTMTAELRRKSDLLFVETLEGITDEEGKPMKDREVMPIIARMFGKSTIGTNAYAVEYALLSAVIKTGQEQGSTAATMLRKAMAGTPAGQIPIGRNRFGKRMINLTVMKSLGMEPKPIILRGVELVRTREN, encoded by the coding sequence ATGCGAGGCAACATTATTCGCAATACGCTGTTATCGCTCATGGTTCTCGTCCAGTTGCTGGCAGCCGGCATAGGAGAAGCGGCCGACTGCAGGGTAATGGTTGTCATGAGCTATGAGGAGACATTCCCGTGGGTCAGGGAACAGAAGGAGGGTATCGATTCGGTACTGGGGGGCACCTGCGATATTCGCTATTTTTACATGAACACCAAGACCAATTTTGCCGGCGGACCTGATAAAGCGCGGCAAGCCTATGCGCTTTATCAGGAGTTCAAACCCCATGGTATAATTGCCGCCGATGACGATGCCCAATCCATGTTCGTGGTCCCCTATCTCAAGGACAAGGTCTCCACGCCGGTCATGTTCTGCGGCGTGAATGCCGAACCGGAACAGTACGGTTATCCCGCCTCCAATGTCTCGGGGATACTTGAACGCCTCCACCTCAGCGAATCCATCGCCCTTGCCCGTCAGTTGGCACCTTCCATCAAATCGATCGGCTTCATCATGCGGGAAAGTCCCGTAGCGGCGCTGGTATTCCAACAGGTGCGCAAGGAGGCGGACAGCTATCCAGTAAAAGTCGTCGACTTCAAAACCCCCTCTACCCTGAAAGAGGCAGTGACGATGACCGCAGAGCTGAGGAGAAAAAGCGATCTCCTATTCGTTGAAACGTTGGAGGGCATTACCGATGAGGAGGGCAAACCGATGAAGGATCGCGAAGTCATGCCCATCATTGCGCGCATGTTCGGCAAATCCACCATCGGCACCAATGCCTACGCAGTCGAATACGCCCTTTTGAGCGCCGTCATCAAAACCGGCCAGGAACAGGGATCCACCGCCGCAACCATGCTCCGCAAAGCCATGGCCGGGACTCCGGCGGGACAGATCCCCATCGGCCGAAACCGCTTCGGCAAACGCATGATCAATCTGACGGTGATGAAATCGCTGGGGATGGAGCCGAAACCCATAATTTTGCGGGGAGTGGAACTGGTAAGGACACGGGAAAACTGA
- the msrA gene encoding peptide-methionine (S)-S-oxide reductase MsrA, translated as MDTAIFAAGCFWGIEEAFLQVPGVVATRVGYTGGHTEHPTYRDVCGHDTGHAEAVEVTFDPETVSYDRLLDFFWQIHDPTQLNRQGPDIGSQYRSAIFYNSEHQQRLAEASRDRLDRSGRLRRSVVTEIVPVSTFWQAEEYHQKYHQKHGGGCGF; from the coding sequence ATGGATACGGCAATCTTTGCAGCGGGATGTTTCTGGGGTATCGAAGAAGCCTTCCTGCAGGTCCCGGGTGTCGTCGCTACCCGGGTCGGTTATACCGGAGGGCATACCGAGCACCCCACCTACCGTGATGTCTGCGGGCACGACACCGGACATGCCGAGGCGGTCGAGGTTACCTTTGATCCGGAAACCGTTTCGTACGACCGGCTTCTTGATTTCTTCTGGCAGATCCACGACCCGACCCAACTGAATCGCCAGGGGCCGGATATCGGTTCGCAGTACCGGTCGGCCATCTTTTACAATTCCGAACATCAGCAACGCCTGGCCGAAGCATCGCGGGACCGGCTGGATCGTTCCGGCCGCCTGCGCCGGTCGGTGGTGACTGAGATCGTGCCGGTGTCGACATTCTGGCAAGCCGAGGAATATCACCAGAAGTACCATCAGAAGCATGGAGGAGGCTGCGGTTTCTGA